A section of the Pseudanabaena mucicola str. Chao 1806 genome encodes:
- a CDS encoding GerMN domain-containing protein produces MKIPVLSKGTWLGLVGAALVGGSATAVLLNGHFNQPNQPNPQISTPVSVNQISQSPPAQRAIDGELAVYWIEASKNKLKAVPIAIKAKSNDEAIATSLNTLIAEKPSESSLYSAIPANTKILKVQAKGKEIRIDLSKDFTKGGGAASMQGRIIQVLYTVTSLEPEAKVYLSVEGKALKYIGGEGLEVPQPMTRKDFALEF; encoded by the coding sequence ATGAAAATACCAGTTTTAAGTAAAGGTACTTGGTTAGGGCTAGTGGGAGCAGCGCTAGTTGGTGGTTCAGCCACGGCTGTTTTGCTCAATGGGCATTTTAATCAACCAAATCAACCCAATCCTCAAATCTCTACTCCTGTTTCAGTCAATCAAATTAGCCAGTCACCACCTGCACAGCGAGCCATCGATGGTGAATTGGCAGTTTATTGGATTGAGGCTAGCAAAAATAAATTAAAGGCTGTCCCGATTGCCATCAAAGCCAAAAGTAATGACGAGGCGATCGCCACTAGTTTAAATACTTTGATAGCTGAGAAACCATCGGAATCGAGTCTCTATAGCGCCATTCCCGCCAATACAAAAATTTTAAAGGTACAGGCTAAGGGCAAAGAAATTCGGATTGACTTATCTAAGGACTTTACCAAGGGTGGTGGCGCAGCATCAATGCAGGGTCGGATTATTCAGGTACTGTATACAGTAACTAGCTTAGAACCTGAAGCAAAAGTCTATTTATCCGTTGAAGGTAAAGCATTAAAATATATCGGCGGGGAAGGTTTAGAAGTGCCACAACCGATGACACGCAAAGATTTTGCGCTAGAGTTTTAG